The nucleotide sequence CAATTTTCCTTCTTTGAATCGATGGGCAATTCTTGGGGTGTTATCTAACAAAGACTGCAGTTCTTTACCCGCTCGTTTATTAGCGTAATCCTCTAGACTATCTCCGCCCGTAAGCATGATCAATATCATCAAACTAGCCCAGTATTCTTTGACGGCTAATGTTGCAAGGATTGCGGTAATCGCTAATACATCTACGCCATATCTTCCTGAACGTAACGTCTTGATCATTTCCAAAAACATCAAGAAGGCGAGAATCCCTCCAGTAAATGCGACAATCGCAAATGCAAGGGCCGGCTGGTGAAAAACAAATTCACTTAATAAAGCTATCCCACCAATAAGCAAAGTAAGTAAAAATTTTTTGAAATGTGTCATTGTTTTTTCTCCTCTTTTATGTGACTTAGAGAGGTTAGTAATAAATTTCCAGCTGCCTCTTTCATCTTAAGCATAGTCCTTGACTAGCACTTTTTAAAACAATAGGCCTTAATTGAAAACAACTATCACTATCAGCGTTTCCAAAATTCATCAGTTCTACAAACAAAAATATTCAGCAAGGATTACTTTTTCGATTCATCAGTTAAAAAGTACCTTTTTTCGAAAAACTATGCTATACTTTTAATTCGTTATTTACGGCGGAAGGAGCAAACATGCGATGAATGAGAAACAACTAGAACAAACGCACGTGGATGAAACGATCGAACTAATCCAGATCGAACAAAATATGCTGGATACAAAACAACAAGAATTGACTCAGGAAATGAATCATTCGACAAAAGACACAGCTAATCACAAGATTCGAGCTGGTTCCAATGAAGCTTTTTATGAATCTGCTGTTGAATATCGCCAACATGAGCAGGAATTGCTTTTGAAATACCATACTCTTGAAGCACAGCAAAAACGCCTGCAAACGTTGTCTGTCATGAAAGATAGTCCTTATTTTGCCCGTATCGACTTTAAAGAAGACCGTGAAACAGAAACATTATATCTAGGTATCGCTTCTTTAAGAGATCTGGCAGAAGAAACAATCGTTATTGACTGGCGCGCACCAATTGCCAATCTTTATTATGAAGGTGAGATTGGTCCCGCATTTTATGAAACTGAAACAGATAGAATAGATGTCGATCTGCAGTTGAAACGACAATTTAAAATCCAAGAAGGACGTATTTTATCTATGGTAGATACGTCGGAAGTAATCAATGATGACTTTTTGCTAGAGATATTGGATGAATCATCAAGCAACCATATGAAAAACATCGTCTCTACGATACAAAAAGCACAAAATGCAATCATTCGGGACACAACAAGTAAAGTAATGCTGATTGAAGGAATCGCCGGAAGTGGAAAGACATCCGCTTTGCTTCAACGTATTGCTTTTCTGTTGTATCATAATCGCAAGTGGCTCGAGGCTGAAAACGTTCTTCTATTTTCACCCAACCATTTGTTTTCTGATTACATCTCGACTGTATTGCCTTCATTAGGTGAAAGCGGCGTGCCTACACAGACATTCAAAAATTATTTGGTGCAGCTGCTGCCAGAGTTTTCTTTACTAGATGAACAGCAACAAGAAAGTGGTTTTTTGCTAGGGGAAAAAGATCCGATACAAGTGATGAAAAGCGGATTGACCTTAGTCGATCAGATTGATCGCTATATCCAAGGCATCACAAACTACGGTCCCTTGTTCCGTGATATGAAAATAAATGGCCGTACGATCCTATCAAAGGAATCGATTCGCCAATGGTATAAAGAAACAAATGAACAATTACCTTTACATCATAGACTCTCTCTATTACAAACGAAGCTCCTGAAAAAATTAGGCGGTCTGCAAAAAGACGAAACACGTCAGCAATGGGTCAAAGATCTGGCGGAAGAACAGCTCCAAGAACTATACGCAACAGATCCAAATCTTGAATATACAGAACAAAAGGAGCGTTCATTACGTAAAAAACTGGCCAACCAAATCGTACGTAAAAGATTCCGTCGAATCCATCGAGGGATCATGAATTATCAATTTGTCAATATAACGAAACAATATCTCCACTTTCTACAAACTGTGCCACTTTCTCTTCTAACACGACATAAAATCAGCGAGACCAGATGGCAGGAACATTTGACAACTGTTCGTACACACTTGCGTCAAAGAGAATTGCGTCAAGAGGATGCTGTACTATTCTTTTTACTGATGCGCCGAACATATCCAGTGACGGTTACACACAAAGCTCGCTATATCTTTATTGATGAAATGCAGGATTTCGCACCATCACAAGTGGCATTGCTGCAAGCCTTGTTCCCAAAAGCAAATTTGACTTTCTGTGGAGATCTAAATCAAAATGTCTTTGGAAATGAAACGATCGTTGGATCATTGGAAGACCTTTTCGTGGACCGTGAAGTCACTCGTTTCCAATTAACGACAAGCTATCGCTCCACAAAAGAAATCACTGATTTTGCTAATCATTTTATTGTGAAAGAACATCAAGTAGAAACAACAGCAAGAAAAGGAGACCTTCCTTTGCTCATCCAAGGAACAACAGATGATATCAAATTGAATTGGTTAGCAGATACCATTCGAACGACTCAGGGAAAAGTCCGGTATTGGCGTACAGCAATCATAGCTAAAACACAAGAAGAATGCGAAGCTCTTTATGCTCAACTGCCAGACGAGTTGAAACAACAAGTCCAGCTGATTTTAAATGAGAGTGACTTTATGAAACGTTCCATTATTTTACTTCCAGCCTTTTTAGCAAAAGGTCTGGAGTTTGACCGAGTTTTCTTGTGGGATGTAGATGCAGAACATTTTTCTTCTCAGCAAGACAAATTGATCCTTTACACCATGTGTACACGTGCGATGCATGAATTGACCCTTTTTACCTCCAATAATGAAAGTCCTTTGTTAAACAATATGGATATTTCATCTTATGAGAAAAAAGTACTGTAAGTAAAAAGACAACTGCTATCATTAATGTTAGCAGTTGTCTTTTTATTTACAATAATAATTGCAGAAAAAGTAATTTAATCATTTAAGGTCATTTATTCTATATATAAATCCAAATCTGTTTCAGGATATTTTAATTTAACAAGCGAAATAATCATTTTCAGTTCTTCCATGTTTTCTGGATATTCTGGGTCAAATACCTTGCTATGACGGCCAATCCCGCCATTGTCGATCAATCGGTAAATTCGATTCCATTCAATGAACTGGTCAATTGATTGGAAATTGCTGATTGGATAGCCGCCACAATCCAAAATCTCTGATACACGAAATGCTAGGTATGCACTATCGATCACATTATTTTTTTTCGTGTCTATCTTCTCATTTCTTTCGATAAGAATTTTTTCAGGACGATGTTTCAAGCTCCACTCTAATAGTAGAAAGAAAGCCTCCATCCGATACTCTTCTTCAAATAACCGAAAGGCTGAATCAGAACGACGAAAAAGCAGCGGAATCAAATATTTTTGTCTATAAATCAGCATTGGTGCGCGGTCCACCATACACTCTAAATAACGGTTCAGATACCCTGTACCGACATAGTTTCCTAATCGATAGCCTTCAACGCCGAATCTTGCGTATTTTTGCGCTAATTTTGAACAATCAGTTACGTTCACAGCTAACTCTTCTACTTTGCGGTAACCGCTTAAGATACGTTCAAAAGGTTCTAAAGTGATTTTTGCTTCCATATTCTTCCCCGTCCATCTTCCACATACTTCATATCATTTCACATGATACTTATGCTCTCATCATACCACAGGTTGAATTAGAAAAGAAAATAAATCACACAAAAAAGCAAGACAATCTGTTAGTGAGATTGTCTTGCTTTTCGAAAAAGACTGAATACTTTTCGTTAAAACTGGTTGCTTAGTCTTCTAATGCCACATTATGGAACACATGCTGTACATCTTCTAGATCTTCCAGTGCATCAATCATTTTTTCAAATGTTTCTTGATCTTCTGGAGATAGTGTTACCTCGTTTTGAGGGATCATTTGGATCTCAGCGATTGAAAAATCAGTGATTCCTTTTTCTTTTAATGCTTCTTGTATACTATGGAAATCCGCTACTTCACCGTAAACGATGATTTGTCCTTCTTCTTCCATTACATCGCGAACATCGATGTCTTTTTCCATTAGATATTCAAGGATCTCATCAGCGTCTTCTCCTGCAAAAGCAAAGATTGCTGTATTGTCAAACATGTAAGAAACCGCTCCGGAAACACCCATGTTCCCGCCATTTTTCCCAAATGCTGCCCGTACGTCTGCTGCTGTTCGATTCACATTGTTCGTCAATGTATCAACAATCACCATTGAGCCGCTTGGTCCAAATCCTTCATAGCGCAATTCAGAGTATGTTTCATCTCCTGCACCTTTTGCTTTTTCGATTGCTCGGTCAATAATATGTTTTGGTACATTATAAGTTTTAGCGCGATCAATGACGAAACGTAGTTTTTGGTTTGCATGCGGATCAGGATCACCTGATTTTGCTGCCGCGTAGATTTCAATCCCAAATTTTGCATAAATCCGGCTATTATTAGCATCTTTAGCAGTTTTCTTTGCTACGATATTTGCCCATTTACGTCCCATATTTTCACTTCGCTTTCTGATTTGATAGTTTCATAACGCAAAAACGTCCTGTTCCATTATACTTGTGAATCACGATTCTGTGAAGCTTTTTTTCTTTCTTCCTTCATTCTTCTCATTTTTAGTCAATTATCTATACTCGGATTGGGATTTGCCCGAAATTCTGTTCCGGAATATTGCCTCCCAATTGATAGATTTGATCACTTCTAACTAACAGTTCCGCTTCTTGTGCCTCTTTTTTTCCGATTCGGGAATAAATAGAAATCTCTTTTTTTTCTTTTAAGAATCTTCTTCCAGCATCGGTAAATCCAAGTAGTCGAAGATAATTTTTATTTTGTTGGACAGGAATCTCTTGCTTTTTGATATTCAGCAAGACATAACAAGATAATCGTTGGATCCGTGTCCATGTATATCTTTTTGTTTTTACCTTTGACACAAAATCCTCAAAACTATCAGCAGTTGCAGCTGCTGTTTTCATGCGCGATTCTATTCCTTCGGTCATCTGATAGATATCTGTCAGTTCCAGCAAAGTAGAAGATAACAACCGATAACGCAAATACGGCCAATAAGATTCCCAAGTCTGCAGCGAACAAATTGAAAGATCTTCTTCTGTCTGAAGCGGCACAAGTCCAGCTATTCTTTTTCCTTCTTCTAACGCATGGCGAATGGCTGTTGCACTGGCTATCCTCTGATCTGTGATGATTTTTTCATGATAGCCTGCACTTTTACGTCGGATCGGATGTAATTCCATAGGGTGGACATACTTGGCATTTTCCTTTGCATAACTTAATCCCAAGATATGATTTGGCGAAGAAAAATCAAGCGTAATATCGGGATACAGACTGCGAAAAACCTCAGTCATTTTTTGCGGATAACTATACGTTTGATCAGACAGTTCTTGAAATGCCTCTTCTATCCTATCTTGATTCTCTTGGACAAAGCGTCCGAAACTGCTGTAATCAAACGAAGTCTCTTCTTCTGTTCCAAAACACAAACTGTAACAGTCCAGTGTTTGCAAGATTTTTACTGCACCTTTAGCAAAATAATCAGCTGACTGAACCGCCCATTCGACGGGAAGCTCCACTACTAAATCCACACCATTTTGTAAAGCTTCATTCGCGCGATGCCATTTATCGATGATAGCCGGTTCGCCTCGTTGCAAAAAATTCCCGCTCATTACAGCAATGACGACCTCTGCTCCTGTTGTTTTTCGTGCCATTTCCACATGATAGCGATGTCCATTGTGAAAAGGATTGTACTCTACGATAATCCCGCAGCTTTTCATGCGCATCCTCCTTCATAGTTATCGATAAAAAAGAAATAGAGACAAGTAAAAAAAGGCAAAAATCGGAAAAAATACCCGAACTATATA is from Enterococcus faecium and encodes:
- the helD gene encoding RNA polymerase recycling motor HelD, coding for MNEKQLEQTHVDETIELIQIEQNMLDTKQQELTQEMNHSTKDTANHKIRAGSNEAFYESAVEYRQHEQELLLKYHTLEAQQKRLQTLSVMKDSPYFARIDFKEDRETETLYLGIASLRDLAEETIVIDWRAPIANLYYEGEIGPAFYETETDRIDVDLQLKRQFKIQEGRILSMVDTSEVINDDFLLEILDESSSNHMKNIVSTIQKAQNAIIRDTTSKVMLIEGIAGSGKTSALLQRIAFLLYHNRKWLEAENVLLFSPNHLFSDYISTVLPSLGESGVPTQTFKNYLVQLLPEFSLLDEQQQESGFLLGEKDPIQVMKSGLTLVDQIDRYIQGITNYGPLFRDMKINGRTILSKESIRQWYKETNEQLPLHHRLSLLQTKLLKKLGGLQKDETRQQWVKDLAEEQLQELYATDPNLEYTEQKERSLRKKLANQIVRKRFRRIHRGIMNYQFVNITKQYLHFLQTVPLSLLTRHKISETRWQEHLTTVRTHLRQRELRQEDAVLFFLLMRRTYPVTVTHKARYIFIDEMQDFAPSQVALLQALFPKANLTFCGDLNQNVFGNETIVGSLEDLFVDREVTRFQLTTSYRSTKEITDFANHFIVKEHQVETTARKGDLPLLIQGTTDDIKLNWLADTIRTTQGKVRYWRTAIIAKTQEECEALYAQLPDELKQQVQLILNESDFMKRSIILLPAFLAKGLEFDRVFLWDVDAEHFSSQQDKLILYTMCTRAMHELTLFTSNNESPLLNNMDISSYEKKVL
- a CDS encoding YebC/PmpR family DNA-binding transcriptional regulator; translated protein: MGRKWANIVAKKTAKDANNSRIYAKFGIEIYAAAKSGDPDPHANQKLRFVIDRAKTYNVPKHIIDRAIEKAKGAGDETYSELRYEGFGPSGSMVIVDTLTNNVNRTAADVRAAFGKNGGNMGVSGAVSYMFDNTAIFAFAGEDADEILEYLMEKDIDVRDVMEEEGQIIVYGEVADFHSIQEALKEKGITDFSIAEIQMIPQNEVTLSPEDQETFEKMIDALEDLEDVQHVFHNVALED
- a CDS encoding nucleotidyltransferase; this translates as MKSCGIIVEYNPFHNGHRYHVEMARKTTGAEVVIAVMSGNFLQRGEPAIIDKWHRANEALQNGVDLVVELPVEWAVQSADYFAKGAVKILQTLDCYSLCFGTEEETSFDYSSFGRFVQENQDRIEEAFQELSDQTYSYPQKMTEVFRSLYPDITLDFSSPNHILGLSYAKENAKYVHPMELHPIRRKSAGYHEKIITDQRIASATAIRHALEEGKRIAGLVPLQTEEDLSICSLQTWESYWPYLRYRLLSSTLLELTDIYQMTEGIESRMKTAAATADSFEDFVSKVKTKRYTWTRIQRLSCYVLLNIKKQEIPVQQNKNYLRLLGFTDAGRRFLKEKKEISIYSRIGKKEAQEAELLVRSDQIYQLGGNIPEQNFGQIPIRV